One Solanum lycopersicum chromosome 4, SLM_r2.1 DNA window includes the following coding sequences:
- the LOC101254783 gene encoding uncharacterized protein — protein MGLQTDMYPSNGFKQQLSYYDDNDYYSSEDNYYSNNGSSMQMKKPYGYPTSSPTQNHHMMMSHGGYSHDDKYQYGHMSHDSANSSSYGSSGFQHTSNMNGGYGSSGMQHSSHANAGYGSAMYGSAMQQSSHINGGYGSGMQHASHMSGGYGSGMQHTSNMTGGCGSGMQHSSQMNGGYGGGMHHSSHMNGGYGGGMHQSSHTHMSRGVEKDSDRKPAYYEQHNNNTDHMWNMKSLND, from the coding sequence ATGGGTCTTCAAACTGATATGTACCCTTCAAATGGCTTCAAGCAGCAGCTTAGCTACTATGACGATAACGACTACTATTCATCGGAGGATAATTATTACAGCAACAATGGCTCAAGCATGCAAATGAAGAAGCCTTATGGTTATCCCACCTCTAGTCCAACCCAAAATCATCACATGATGATGAGCCATGGCGGCTATAGCCACGATGACAAGTACCAATATGGGCATATGTCTCATGATTCTGCTAATAGTTCCAGCTATGGATCAAGTGGTTTTCAACACACTTCCAACATGAATGGTGGCTATGGATCAAGTGGAATGCAACACTCTTCCCACGCGAATGCTGGCTATGGAAGTGCGATGTATGGAAGTGCAATGCAACAATCTTCCCACATTAACGGTGGCTATGGAAGCGGAATGCAGCATGCTTCCCACATGAGTGGTGGCTATGGAAGCGGAATGCAACATACATCCAACATGACTGGTGGTTGCGGCAGTGGAATGCAACACTCTTCACAGATGAATGGTGGTTATGGGGGTGGGATGCACCACTCTTCACACATGAATGGTGGTTATGGGGGTGGGATGCATCAATCTTCCCACACACACATGTCCAGGGGAGTAGAGAAGGATTCCGATAGGAAGCCTGCTTACTATGAACAGCATAACAACAATACTGATCATATGTGGAACATGAAGAGTTTGAATGACTAA